A single genomic interval of Chroicocephalus ridibundus chromosome 23, bChrRid1.1, whole genome shotgun sequence harbors:
- the CKAP2L gene encoding cytoskeleton-associated protein 2-like isoform X2, with amino-acid sequence MSAARRLAAAAGGSVGRWPRGPAEASGRHGAGRAGRAGAEKTAPGVPSSQRKAEMPKCKVDKNKDVLRNVAKGPQRDGKLGTKSTEHVGHTAPQKSSNTSSQRAAVARPEPPRKSARPPMGLMPSISHHTQPRGRLPASNPGHLNPERSKKPARETAAPQAGSEHPPPEAPCSLSEGLRDRLVCNKENVRAQASARPVQNRVFQSDGNNLGSKRDLARRQSSATMSRTIMDPKDRINSRQAKEEPIQDKFRKTLPGSKSTSQKPSVKTQPLQPPRLLSASTNLLHKKTEANQEKTNTAREPVGKPLGIVPAGGLKHHSRAPQLRRSPTKLLASSRPRGTTNMKSSLKPGSTVPWQRPTAKEEAGRKEVKVVPPRHTAASRAAVPQNQPRSIHGSKTQATASDFSGRDRLKPKLPMGSGIQARRVPKTPSAADRKKQLEEWLASKGKIYKRPPMMLLQKKAVKLSWRNVKEKEKQEKPEQLCLEKIDDILTECLKLVEEGVQAEDISAVLSQVPQAEKFAKFWICKAKLLARIGPFDVTGLYKAAVCAGAAPLQELREVVLDILKAAGQTSEGEKAEQPVPCEPTTPCPNERQHVAVTPCPTGRSLTSLPVSVKLQVTSASRGKELLGGRELKFLTPVRRSLRIEGAGSHYPEMLKDHDPVVSSLSEILDAEEETQFFFRKNKALPEVAELEGLSLYPPECC; translated from the exons ATGAGCGCGGCGCGGCGGTTGGCGGCGGCAGCGGGTGGGTCGGTCGGTCGGTGGCCCCGCGGCCCCGCTGAGGCGAGCGGCCGGCATGGAGCGGGCAGGGCCGGTCGCGCagg agcagagaagaCGGCTCCAGGAGTACCGAGCAgccaaagaaaagctgaaatgcCCAAGTGCAAA GTTGATAAGAACAAGGATGTGCTCAGAAACGTGGCGAAGGGCCCTCAGAGGGATGGCAAGCTTGGTACCAAATCCACAGAGCACGTGGGCCATACTGCTCCACAGAAGTCTTCAAATACATCATCCCAGAGAGCAGCGGTGGCGCGTCCAGAGCCGCCGAGAAAGAGCGCAAGGCCTCCCATGGGGCTCATGCCAAGTATAAGCCACCATACGCAGCCCAGAGGGAGGCTCCCGGCTTCAAACCCCGGTCACCTAAATCCAGAAAGGAGCAAGAAGCCTGCACGGGAGACTGCAGCACCTCAGGCTGGAAGTGAGCACCCCCCTCCTGAGGCACCTTGCTCCCTGAGTGAGGGGCTGCGGGACAGGCTGGTCTGCAACAAGGAAAACGTCCGAGCACAAGCCTCTGCGCGCCCTGTGCAGAACAGAGTTTTTCAGTCTGATGGAAACAATCTTGGGAGCAAGAGAGACTTGGCTCGCAGACAAAGCTCAGCCACAATGTCAAGAACAATCATGGACCCAAAGGACAGAATTAACAGCCGCCAGGCTAAGGAAGAGCCGATTCAGGATAAATTCAGGAAAACCCTGCCAGGCTCAAAAAGCACATCTCAAAAACCAAGTGTCAAAACTCAGCCGTTGCAGCCCCCTCGGTTACTTAGTGCTTCTACTAATTTGCTACAtaaaaaaacagaggcaaacCAGGAAAAAACTAATACGGCAAGGGAACCTGTAGGAAAGCCACTGGGCATAGTTCCAGCGGGAGGTCTGAAGCACCACAGTAGAGCCCCCCAACTGAGAAGATCTCCCACAAAGCTTCTGGCCTCCAGCAGGCCCCGTGGCACCACAAACATGAAATCCAGCCTGAAACCAGGGAGCACTGTGCCATGGCAAAGGCCCACGGCTAAAGAGGAGGCAGGTAGGAAGGAAGTGAAGGTGGTGCCTCCCAGACACACAGCGGCATCCCGAGCGGCAGTCCCCCAAAACCAGCCTCGCAGCATACACGGCTCCAAAACTCAAGCAACTGCGAGTGATTTTAGCGGCAGAGATAGGCTTAAACCAAAGCTGCCCATGGGAAGTGGAATCCAGGCTAGGCGTGTTCCCAAGACCCCATCGGCTGCGGACCGTAA GAAACAGCTGGAGGAGTGGTTGGCATCCAAAGGCAAGATATACAAGCGGCCACCTATGATGCTGCTTCAGAAAAAGGCAGTGAAGCTGTCCTGGAGAAAtgtcaaggagaaagaaaagcaagagaaaccggagcagctctgcctggagaagaTCGATGACATATTGACTGAGTGCCTGAAGCTCGTTGAGGAG GGTGTCCAGGCAGAGGACATCTCTGCAGTGCTGTCCCAAGTGCCCCAAGCAGAGAAATTTGCCAAGTTCTGGATCTGCAAAGCGAAACTTCTCGCCCGGATCGGCCCTTTTGATGTGACGGGGTTGTACAAAGCAGCAGTCTGCGCTGGTGCTGCG CCGCTTCAGGAGCTCAGAGAAGTTGTCCTCGATATTTTGAAGGCTGCAGGCCAAACATCGGAAG GGGAAAAGGCTGAGCAGCCCGTTCCTTGCGAGCCTACAACACCTTGCCCAAACGAGAGGCAGCACGTGGCAGTGACTCCCTGCCCGACGGGGAGATCCCTGACCAGCCTGCCCGTCTCGGTCAAGTTACAAGTCACGTCTGCATCCAG AGGAAAGGAGTTGCTGGGAGGCCGGGAGCTGAAATTCCTGACACCGGTGCGGCGCTCGCTGCGGATAGAGGGGGCTGGGAGCCACTACCCAGAGATGCTGAAGGACCATGACCCCGTGGTGTCATCCCTTAGTGAAATCCTGGATGCTGAGGAGGAGACTCAGTTCTTCTTCCGTAAAAACAAGGCTTTGCCAGAGGTGGCGGAGCTGGAAGGTTTGAGTTTGTATCCCCCAGAGTGCTGCTGA
- the CKAP2L gene encoding cytoskeleton-associated protein 2-like isoform X6, translating to MPKCKVDKNKDVLRNVAKGPQRDGKLGTKSTEHVGHTAPQKSSNTSSQRAAVARPEPPRKSARPPMGLMPSISHHTQPRGRLPASNPGHLNPERSKKPARETAAPQAGSEHPPPEAPCSLSEGLRDRLVCNKENVRAQASARPVQNRVFQSDGNNLGSKRDLARRQSSATMSRTIMDPKDRINSRQAKEEPIQDKFRKTLPGSKSTSQKPSVKTQPLQPPRLLSASTNLLHKKTEANQEKTNTAREPVGKPLGIVPAGGLKHHSRAPQLRRSPTKLLASSRPRGTTNMKSSLKPGSTVPWQRPTAKEEAGRKEVKVVPPRHTAASRAAVPQNQPRSIHGSKTQATASDFSGRDRLKPKLPMGSGIQARRVPKTPSAADRKKQLEEWLASKGKIYKRPPMMLLQKKAVKLSWRNVKEKEKQEKPEQLCLEKIDDILTECLKLVEEGVQAEDISAVLSQVPQAEKFAKFWICKAKLLARIGPFDVTGLYKAAVCAGAAPLQELREVVLDILKAAGQTSEGEKAEQPVPCEPTTPCPNERQHVAVTPCPTGRSLTSLPVSVKLQVTSASRGKELLGGRELKFLTPVRRSLRIEGAGSHYPEMLKDHDPVVSSLSEILDAEEETQFFFRKNKALPEVAELEGLSLYPPECC from the exons atgcCCAAGTGCAAA GTTGATAAGAACAAGGATGTGCTCAGAAACGTGGCGAAGGGCCCTCAGAGGGATGGCAAGCTTGGTACCAAATCCACAGAGCACGTGGGCCATACTGCTCCACAGAAGTCTTCAAATACATCATCCCAGAGAGCAGCGGTGGCGCGTCCAGAGCCGCCGAGAAAGAGCGCAAGGCCTCCCATGGGGCTCATGCCAAGTATAAGCCACCATACGCAGCCCAGAGGGAGGCTCCCGGCTTCAAACCCCGGTCACCTAAATCCAGAAAGGAGCAAGAAGCCTGCACGGGAGACTGCAGCACCTCAGGCTGGAAGTGAGCACCCCCCTCCTGAGGCACCTTGCTCCCTGAGTGAGGGGCTGCGGGACAGGCTGGTCTGCAACAAGGAAAACGTCCGAGCACAAGCCTCTGCGCGCCCTGTGCAGAACAGAGTTTTTCAGTCTGATGGAAACAATCTTGGGAGCAAGAGAGACTTGGCTCGCAGACAAAGCTCAGCCACAATGTCAAGAACAATCATGGACCCAAAGGACAGAATTAACAGCCGCCAGGCTAAGGAAGAGCCGATTCAGGATAAATTCAGGAAAACCCTGCCAGGCTCAAAAAGCACATCTCAAAAACCAAGTGTCAAAACTCAGCCGTTGCAGCCCCCTCGGTTACTTAGTGCTTCTACTAATTTGCTACAtaaaaaaacagaggcaaacCAGGAAAAAACTAATACGGCAAGGGAACCTGTAGGAAAGCCACTGGGCATAGTTCCAGCGGGAGGTCTGAAGCACCACAGTAGAGCCCCCCAACTGAGAAGATCTCCCACAAAGCTTCTGGCCTCCAGCAGGCCCCGTGGCACCACAAACATGAAATCCAGCCTGAAACCAGGGAGCACTGTGCCATGGCAAAGGCCCACGGCTAAAGAGGAGGCAGGTAGGAAGGAAGTGAAGGTGGTGCCTCCCAGACACACAGCGGCATCCCGAGCGGCAGTCCCCCAAAACCAGCCTCGCAGCATACACGGCTCCAAAACTCAAGCAACTGCGAGTGATTTTAGCGGCAGAGATAGGCTTAAACCAAAGCTGCCCATGGGAAGTGGAATCCAGGCTAGGCGTGTTCCCAAGACCCCATCGGCTGCGGACCGTAA GAAACAGCTGGAGGAGTGGTTGGCATCCAAAGGCAAGATATACAAGCGGCCACCTATGATGCTGCTTCAGAAAAAGGCAGTGAAGCTGTCCTGGAGAAAtgtcaaggagaaagaaaagcaagagaaaccggagcagctctgcctggagaagaTCGATGACATATTGACTGAGTGCCTGAAGCTCGTTGAGGAG GGTGTCCAGGCAGAGGACATCTCTGCAGTGCTGTCCCAAGTGCCCCAAGCAGAGAAATTTGCCAAGTTCTGGATCTGCAAAGCGAAACTTCTCGCCCGGATCGGCCCTTTTGATGTGACGGGGTTGTACAAAGCAGCAGTCTGCGCTGGTGCTGCG CCGCTTCAGGAGCTCAGAGAAGTTGTCCTCGATATTTTGAAGGCTGCAGGCCAAACATCGGAAG GGGAAAAGGCTGAGCAGCCCGTTCCTTGCGAGCCTACAACACCTTGCCCAAACGAGAGGCAGCACGTGGCAGTGACTCCCTGCCCGACGGGGAGATCCCTGACCAGCCTGCCCGTCTCGGTCAAGTTACAAGTCACGTCTGCATCCAG AGGAAAGGAGTTGCTGGGAGGCCGGGAGCTGAAATTCCTGACACCGGTGCGGCGCTCGCTGCGGATAGAGGGGGCTGGGAGCCACTACCCAGAGATGCTGAAGGACCATGACCCCGTGGTGTCATCCCTTAGTGAAATCCTGGATGCTGAGGAGGAGACTCAGTTCTTCTTCCGTAAAAACAAGGCTTTGCCAGAGGTGGCGGAGCTGGAAGGTTTGAGTTTGTATCCCCCAGAGTGCTGCTGA
- the CKAP2L gene encoding cytoskeleton-associated protein 2-like isoform X3 — MSAARRLAAAAEEQRRRLQEYRAAKEKLKCPSAKPFLKDRTNRVNPPLDPVSKLVRVDKNKDVLRNVAKGPQRDGKLGTKSTEHVGHTAPQKSSNTSSQRAAVARPEPPRKSARPPMGLMPSISHHTQPRGRLPASNPGHLNPERSKKPARETAAPQAGSEHPPPEAPCSLSEGLRDRLVCNKENVRAQASARPVQNRVFQSDGNNLGSKRDLARRQSSATMSRTIMDPKDRINSRQAKEEPIQDKFRKTLPGSKSTSQKPSVKTQPLQPPRLLSASTNLLHKKTEANQEKTNTAREPVGKPLGIVPAGGLKHHSRAPQLRRSPTKLLASSRPRGTTNMKSSLKPGSTVPWQRPTAKEEAGRKEVKVVPPRHTAASRAAVPQNQPRSIHGSKTQATASDFSGRDRLKPKLPMGSGIQARRVPKTPSAADRKKQLEEWLASKGKIYKRPPMMLLQKKAVKLSWRNVKEKEKQEKPEQLCLEKIDDILTECLKLVEEGVQAEDISAVLSQVPQAEKFAKFWICKAKLLARIGPFDVTGLYKAAVCAGAAPLQELREVVLDILKAAGQTSEGEKAEQPVPCEPTTPCPNERQHVAVTPCPTGRSLTSLPVSVKLQVTSASRGKELLGGRELKFLTPVRRSLRIEGAGSHYPEMLKDHDPVVSSLSEILDAEEETQFFFRKNKALPEVAELEGLSLYPPECC; from the exons ATGAGCGCGGCGCGGCGGTTGGCGGCGGCAGCGG aagagcagagaagaCGGCTCCAGGAGTACCGAGCAgccaaagaaaagctgaaatgcCCAAGTGCAAA ACCCTTTTTAAAGGACAGGACAAATCGCGTGAATCCACCCTTAGACCCAGTCTCTAAACTAGTCCGT GTTGATAAGAACAAGGATGTGCTCAGAAACGTGGCGAAGGGCCCTCAGAGGGATGGCAAGCTTGGTACCAAATCCACAGAGCACGTGGGCCATACTGCTCCACAGAAGTCTTCAAATACATCATCCCAGAGAGCAGCGGTGGCGCGTCCAGAGCCGCCGAGAAAGAGCGCAAGGCCTCCCATGGGGCTCATGCCAAGTATAAGCCACCATACGCAGCCCAGAGGGAGGCTCCCGGCTTCAAACCCCGGTCACCTAAATCCAGAAAGGAGCAAGAAGCCTGCACGGGAGACTGCAGCACCTCAGGCTGGAAGTGAGCACCCCCCTCCTGAGGCACCTTGCTCCCTGAGTGAGGGGCTGCGGGACAGGCTGGTCTGCAACAAGGAAAACGTCCGAGCACAAGCCTCTGCGCGCCCTGTGCAGAACAGAGTTTTTCAGTCTGATGGAAACAATCTTGGGAGCAAGAGAGACTTGGCTCGCAGACAAAGCTCAGCCACAATGTCAAGAACAATCATGGACCCAAAGGACAGAATTAACAGCCGCCAGGCTAAGGAAGAGCCGATTCAGGATAAATTCAGGAAAACCCTGCCAGGCTCAAAAAGCACATCTCAAAAACCAAGTGTCAAAACTCAGCCGTTGCAGCCCCCTCGGTTACTTAGTGCTTCTACTAATTTGCTACAtaaaaaaacagaggcaaacCAGGAAAAAACTAATACGGCAAGGGAACCTGTAGGAAAGCCACTGGGCATAGTTCCAGCGGGAGGTCTGAAGCACCACAGTAGAGCCCCCCAACTGAGAAGATCTCCCACAAAGCTTCTGGCCTCCAGCAGGCCCCGTGGCACCACAAACATGAAATCCAGCCTGAAACCAGGGAGCACTGTGCCATGGCAAAGGCCCACGGCTAAAGAGGAGGCAGGTAGGAAGGAAGTGAAGGTGGTGCCTCCCAGACACACAGCGGCATCCCGAGCGGCAGTCCCCCAAAACCAGCCTCGCAGCATACACGGCTCCAAAACTCAAGCAACTGCGAGTGATTTTAGCGGCAGAGATAGGCTTAAACCAAAGCTGCCCATGGGAAGTGGAATCCAGGCTAGGCGTGTTCCCAAGACCCCATCGGCTGCGGACCGTAA GAAACAGCTGGAGGAGTGGTTGGCATCCAAAGGCAAGATATACAAGCGGCCACCTATGATGCTGCTTCAGAAAAAGGCAGTGAAGCTGTCCTGGAGAAAtgtcaaggagaaagaaaagcaagagaaaccggagcagctctgcctggagaagaTCGATGACATATTGACTGAGTGCCTGAAGCTCGTTGAGGAG GGTGTCCAGGCAGAGGACATCTCTGCAGTGCTGTCCCAAGTGCCCCAAGCAGAGAAATTTGCCAAGTTCTGGATCTGCAAAGCGAAACTTCTCGCCCGGATCGGCCCTTTTGATGTGACGGGGTTGTACAAAGCAGCAGTCTGCGCTGGTGCTGCG CCGCTTCAGGAGCTCAGAGAAGTTGTCCTCGATATTTTGAAGGCTGCAGGCCAAACATCGGAAG GGGAAAAGGCTGAGCAGCCCGTTCCTTGCGAGCCTACAACACCTTGCCCAAACGAGAGGCAGCACGTGGCAGTGACTCCCTGCCCGACGGGGAGATCCCTGACCAGCCTGCCCGTCTCGGTCAAGTTACAAGTCACGTCTGCATCCAG AGGAAAGGAGTTGCTGGGAGGCCGGGAGCTGAAATTCCTGACACCGGTGCGGCGCTCGCTGCGGATAGAGGGGGCTGGGAGCCACTACCCAGAGATGCTGAAGGACCATGACCCCGTGGTGTCATCCCTTAGTGAAATCCTGGATGCTGAGGAGGAGACTCAGTTCTTCTTCCGTAAAAACAAGGCTTTGCCAGAGGTGGCGGAGCTGGAAGGTTTGAGTTTGTATCCCCCAGAGTGCTGCTGA
- the CKAP2L gene encoding cytoskeleton-associated protein 2-like isoform X5 produces the protein MERAGPVAQEQRRRLQEYRAAKEKLKCPSAKPFLKDRTNRVNPPLDPVSKLVRVDKNKDVLRNVAKGPQRDGKLGTKSTEHVGHTAPQKSSNTSSQRAAVARPEPPRKSARPPMGLMPSISHHTQPRGRLPASNPGHLNPERSKKPARETAAPQAGSEHPPPEAPCSLSEGLRDRLVCNKENVRAQASARPVQNRVFQSDGNNLGSKRDLARRQSSATMSRTIMDPKDRINSRQAKEEPIQDKFRKTLPGSKSTSQKPSVKTQPLQPPRLLSASTNLLHKKTEANQEKTNTAREPVGKPLGIVPAGGLKHHSRAPQLRRSPTKLLASSRPRGTTNMKSSLKPGSTVPWQRPTAKEEAGRKEVKVVPPRHTAASRAAVPQNQPRSIHGSKTQATASDFSGRDRLKPKLPMGSGIQARRVPKTPSAADRKKQLEEWLASKGKIYKRPPMMLLQKKAVKLSWRNVKEKEKQEKPEQLCLEKIDDILTECLKLVEEGVQAEDISAVLSQVPQAEKFAKFWICKAKLLARIGPFDVTGLYKAAVCAGAAPLQELREVVLDILKAAGQTSEGEKAEQPVPCEPTTPCPNERQHVAVTPCPTGRSLTSLPVSVKLQVTSASRGKELLGGRELKFLTPVRRSLRIEGAGSHYPEMLKDHDPVVSSLSEILDAEEETQFFFRKNKALPEVAELEGLSLYPPECC, from the exons ATGGAGCGGGCAGGGCCGGTCGCGCagg agcagagaagaCGGCTCCAGGAGTACCGAGCAgccaaagaaaagctgaaatgcCCAAGTGCAAA ACCCTTTTTAAAGGACAGGACAAATCGCGTGAATCCACCCTTAGACCCAGTCTCTAAACTAGTCCGT GTTGATAAGAACAAGGATGTGCTCAGAAACGTGGCGAAGGGCCCTCAGAGGGATGGCAAGCTTGGTACCAAATCCACAGAGCACGTGGGCCATACTGCTCCACAGAAGTCTTCAAATACATCATCCCAGAGAGCAGCGGTGGCGCGTCCAGAGCCGCCGAGAAAGAGCGCAAGGCCTCCCATGGGGCTCATGCCAAGTATAAGCCACCATACGCAGCCCAGAGGGAGGCTCCCGGCTTCAAACCCCGGTCACCTAAATCCAGAAAGGAGCAAGAAGCCTGCACGGGAGACTGCAGCACCTCAGGCTGGAAGTGAGCACCCCCCTCCTGAGGCACCTTGCTCCCTGAGTGAGGGGCTGCGGGACAGGCTGGTCTGCAACAAGGAAAACGTCCGAGCACAAGCCTCTGCGCGCCCTGTGCAGAACAGAGTTTTTCAGTCTGATGGAAACAATCTTGGGAGCAAGAGAGACTTGGCTCGCAGACAAAGCTCAGCCACAATGTCAAGAACAATCATGGACCCAAAGGACAGAATTAACAGCCGCCAGGCTAAGGAAGAGCCGATTCAGGATAAATTCAGGAAAACCCTGCCAGGCTCAAAAAGCACATCTCAAAAACCAAGTGTCAAAACTCAGCCGTTGCAGCCCCCTCGGTTACTTAGTGCTTCTACTAATTTGCTACAtaaaaaaacagaggcaaacCAGGAAAAAACTAATACGGCAAGGGAACCTGTAGGAAAGCCACTGGGCATAGTTCCAGCGGGAGGTCTGAAGCACCACAGTAGAGCCCCCCAACTGAGAAGATCTCCCACAAAGCTTCTGGCCTCCAGCAGGCCCCGTGGCACCACAAACATGAAATCCAGCCTGAAACCAGGGAGCACTGTGCCATGGCAAAGGCCCACGGCTAAAGAGGAGGCAGGTAGGAAGGAAGTGAAGGTGGTGCCTCCCAGACACACAGCGGCATCCCGAGCGGCAGTCCCCCAAAACCAGCCTCGCAGCATACACGGCTCCAAAACTCAAGCAACTGCGAGTGATTTTAGCGGCAGAGATAGGCTTAAACCAAAGCTGCCCATGGGAAGTGGAATCCAGGCTAGGCGTGTTCCCAAGACCCCATCGGCTGCGGACCGTAA GAAACAGCTGGAGGAGTGGTTGGCATCCAAAGGCAAGATATACAAGCGGCCACCTATGATGCTGCTTCAGAAAAAGGCAGTGAAGCTGTCCTGGAGAAAtgtcaaggagaaagaaaagcaagagaaaccggagcagctctgcctggagaagaTCGATGACATATTGACTGAGTGCCTGAAGCTCGTTGAGGAG GGTGTCCAGGCAGAGGACATCTCTGCAGTGCTGTCCCAAGTGCCCCAAGCAGAGAAATTTGCCAAGTTCTGGATCTGCAAAGCGAAACTTCTCGCCCGGATCGGCCCTTTTGATGTGACGGGGTTGTACAAAGCAGCAGTCTGCGCTGGTGCTGCG CCGCTTCAGGAGCTCAGAGAAGTTGTCCTCGATATTTTGAAGGCTGCAGGCCAAACATCGGAAG GGGAAAAGGCTGAGCAGCCCGTTCCTTGCGAGCCTACAACACCTTGCCCAAACGAGAGGCAGCACGTGGCAGTGACTCCCTGCCCGACGGGGAGATCCCTGACCAGCCTGCCCGTCTCGGTCAAGTTACAAGTCACGTCTGCATCCAG AGGAAAGGAGTTGCTGGGAGGCCGGGAGCTGAAATTCCTGACACCGGTGCGGCGCTCGCTGCGGATAGAGGGGGCTGGGAGCCACTACCCAGAGATGCTGAAGGACCATGACCCCGTGGTGTCATCCCTTAGTGAAATCCTGGATGCTGAGGAGGAGACTCAGTTCTTCTTCCGTAAAAACAAGGCTTTGCCAGAGGTGGCGGAGCTGGAAGGTTTGAGTTTGTATCCCCCAGAGTGCTGCTGA
- the CKAP2L gene encoding cytoskeleton-associated protein 2-like isoform X4, producing MERAGPVAQEEQRRRLQEYRAAKEKLKCPSAKPFLKDRTNRVNPPLDPVSKLVRVDKNKDVLRNVAKGPQRDGKLGTKSTEHVGHTAPQKSSNTSSQRAAVARPEPPRKSARPPMGLMPSISHHTQPRGRLPASNPGHLNPERSKKPARETAAPQAGSEHPPPEAPCSLSEGLRDRLVCNKENVRAQASARPVQNRVFQSDGNNLGSKRDLARRQSSATMSRTIMDPKDRINSRQAKEEPIQDKFRKTLPGSKSTSQKPSVKTQPLQPPRLLSASTNLLHKKTEANQEKTNTAREPVGKPLGIVPAGGLKHHSRAPQLRRSPTKLLASSRPRGTTNMKSSLKPGSTVPWQRPTAKEEAGRKEVKVVPPRHTAASRAAVPQNQPRSIHGSKTQATASDFSGRDRLKPKLPMGSGIQARRVPKTPSAADRKKQLEEWLASKGKIYKRPPMMLLQKKAVKLSWRNVKEKEKQEKPEQLCLEKIDDILTECLKLVEEGVQAEDISAVLSQVPQAEKFAKFWICKAKLLARIGPFDVTGLYKAAVCAGAAPLQELREVVLDILKAAGQTSEGEKAEQPVPCEPTTPCPNERQHVAVTPCPTGRSLTSLPVSVKLQVTSASRGKELLGGRELKFLTPVRRSLRIEGAGSHYPEMLKDHDPVVSSLSEILDAEEETQFFFRKNKALPEVAELEGLSLYPPECC from the exons ATGGAGCGGGCAGGGCCGGTCGCGCagg aagagcagagaagaCGGCTCCAGGAGTACCGAGCAgccaaagaaaagctgaaatgcCCAAGTGCAAA ACCCTTTTTAAAGGACAGGACAAATCGCGTGAATCCACCCTTAGACCCAGTCTCTAAACTAGTCCGT GTTGATAAGAACAAGGATGTGCTCAGAAACGTGGCGAAGGGCCCTCAGAGGGATGGCAAGCTTGGTACCAAATCCACAGAGCACGTGGGCCATACTGCTCCACAGAAGTCTTCAAATACATCATCCCAGAGAGCAGCGGTGGCGCGTCCAGAGCCGCCGAGAAAGAGCGCAAGGCCTCCCATGGGGCTCATGCCAAGTATAAGCCACCATACGCAGCCCAGAGGGAGGCTCCCGGCTTCAAACCCCGGTCACCTAAATCCAGAAAGGAGCAAGAAGCCTGCACGGGAGACTGCAGCACCTCAGGCTGGAAGTGAGCACCCCCCTCCTGAGGCACCTTGCTCCCTGAGTGAGGGGCTGCGGGACAGGCTGGTCTGCAACAAGGAAAACGTCCGAGCACAAGCCTCTGCGCGCCCTGTGCAGAACAGAGTTTTTCAGTCTGATGGAAACAATCTTGGGAGCAAGAGAGACTTGGCTCGCAGACAAAGCTCAGCCACAATGTCAAGAACAATCATGGACCCAAAGGACAGAATTAACAGCCGCCAGGCTAAGGAAGAGCCGATTCAGGATAAATTCAGGAAAACCCTGCCAGGCTCAAAAAGCACATCTCAAAAACCAAGTGTCAAAACTCAGCCGTTGCAGCCCCCTCGGTTACTTAGTGCTTCTACTAATTTGCTACAtaaaaaaacagaggcaaacCAGGAAAAAACTAATACGGCAAGGGAACCTGTAGGAAAGCCACTGGGCATAGTTCCAGCGGGAGGTCTGAAGCACCACAGTAGAGCCCCCCAACTGAGAAGATCTCCCACAAAGCTTCTGGCCTCCAGCAGGCCCCGTGGCACCACAAACATGAAATCCAGCCTGAAACCAGGGAGCACTGTGCCATGGCAAAGGCCCACGGCTAAAGAGGAGGCAGGTAGGAAGGAAGTGAAGGTGGTGCCTCCCAGACACACAGCGGCATCCCGAGCGGCAGTCCCCCAAAACCAGCCTCGCAGCATACACGGCTCCAAAACTCAAGCAACTGCGAGTGATTTTAGCGGCAGAGATAGGCTTAAACCAAAGCTGCCCATGGGAAGTGGAATCCAGGCTAGGCGTGTTCCCAAGACCCCATCGGCTGCGGACCGTAA GAAACAGCTGGAGGAGTGGTTGGCATCCAAAGGCAAGATATACAAGCGGCCACCTATGATGCTGCTTCAGAAAAAGGCAGTGAAGCTGTCCTGGAGAAAtgtcaaggagaaagaaaagcaagagaaaccggagcagctctgcctggagaagaTCGATGACATATTGACTGAGTGCCTGAAGCTCGTTGAGGAG GGTGTCCAGGCAGAGGACATCTCTGCAGTGCTGTCCCAAGTGCCCCAAGCAGAGAAATTTGCCAAGTTCTGGATCTGCAAAGCGAAACTTCTCGCCCGGATCGGCCCTTTTGATGTGACGGGGTTGTACAAAGCAGCAGTCTGCGCTGGTGCTGCG CCGCTTCAGGAGCTCAGAGAAGTTGTCCTCGATATTTTGAAGGCTGCAGGCCAAACATCGGAAG GGGAAAAGGCTGAGCAGCCCGTTCCTTGCGAGCCTACAACACCTTGCCCAAACGAGAGGCAGCACGTGGCAGTGACTCCCTGCCCGACGGGGAGATCCCTGACCAGCCTGCCCGTCTCGGTCAAGTTACAAGTCACGTCTGCATCCAG AGGAAAGGAGTTGCTGGGAGGCCGGGAGCTGAAATTCCTGACACCGGTGCGGCGCTCGCTGCGGATAGAGGGGGCTGGGAGCCACTACCCAGAGATGCTGAAGGACCATGACCCCGTGGTGTCATCCCTTAGTGAAATCCTGGATGCTGAGGAGGAGACTCAGTTCTTCTTCCGTAAAAACAAGGCTTTGCCAGAGGTGGCGGAGCTGGAAGGTTTGAGTTTGTATCCCCCAGAGTGCTGCTGA